Within the Bacteroidota bacterium genome, the region TCTATGATTACCATATCACAAAACTCTCTCCGGCCGTTGAATATGGCGACTCCAGTTTTGTAACTTCTGAATTCGATGTGGACGGCCAGCTTAGAATTATCGACAGCGATGGGAACGACATAAAGTCGGTGGACGTAGGGGCGGATGAGTTCGATCCGGACACGCTGGACTTGTTCATTTATGTCACGTCGCCTTCGGCCGATACTACTCTCGTCCCGGGGAGCACGGTCAATATTATCTGGGCGTCGTACGGTATCGAGAATGTGAAGATAGAGTACGCATCGGATATTCAGAACGGCCAGACCCCGACCTGGCAGACAATCACCAACTCGGCAGCGGCGAATCCGGCTGTTTTCTCATGGACAGTCCCGCAGACGTTGTCGTACCGGACCAGGATTCGGGTGAGTGATGCCGGCGGTTCCGGCTACAGTAACGAGACCGATTACTTTCATATCAAGACGTACTGTCTGACCAGGGTGGCGGCGGATAGTTCGTATGAGCAATTTGCCCCTTCAAGCGACGGCTGGTCGTTTAGTAATTCCACGGCAAATCTCTGGCCGGAGTCATGGTGGCAACAGTACGATTATCTTACCGGCACCGATCCGTACACCGGACGTGAGTATCCATCCAGTAGCAACGCTTATCCGTTTGCCATAATGTCTCCCAGTGCCTTTCCGAGCTGGCCGATCTTTGTCGAGGCGTTCGGTGTGGACCAATGCTACTACACGACCGGGAGCGGACTAGCGTATGTGTTACGCGCCGTTGATCGCTGGGCCGATATCAGCAAACCGTTCAACGGCAGTTGTTATGGCATGGTTAACAGTGCCGCGCTGGCGTTTTCCAACAAAAGCGGCCTGGCTACCCGGTGGGGGTATTTAGGATTCCCTGATAACCTTGGCACTATGAGTATTTCGGACGAAGTCAGGGAGTTTATCAATGTGTCATACCTGCATGTGTTCGGAAAACAGCATGACGAGTATCTCAAACAGTACTATGCCGCGACTCCTAAGGCAACGGTGGAGCAACTGCGGGTGGCGCTCATGGATCGTACCAACGAAAAACTCGCAGCCTTGTACCTGGCCAATCAGCAGGGAACGGCGGCACACTCGGTCTATCCGTACGAAGTTGCCAGCGATCCTAATCCGTCTCTTGTCAAAGTGTTTATTTACGACCCCAATTACCAGGGCGACGATCTAAAATATATCGACGTTGACACTGTTAATAATGTCTGGGGTTATCCGGAGATGATTCTGTGGGGAGGGAGCAACTATTTCATTCTCGATAATCCGATCAACAGCAGTTTGGAAGTGCCGGAGTTGACCAGCTCACCGGCAGCGTACGCCGCTCTCGCAAAAGAGAGCGGCGAGCGTTCCGGCAATATAGAAATTATCTTCCCGAACGATGGCTATATTGCCGCTTATGACACTGTCGGCGATTCAATCGGGTATGGATCTGATGGCGGTTTCAACTCAATCGCAAACGCGATTGTGTTGCCGACGATGCATGCCTCCGATGGTCTGCCATACCGGATGATTGTGCCGGATCAGTCGTATAGATGTGCCATCTCTAAACTAAAAGAGAACTCAGCGCGGATCGGTTATTACTACGATTCGCTCTATGTTGGATACAGCCGTGCCGATGTTGATTCGACTCAAGTCGATAGTCTCACACTTGATGATGGCCTCACCATCGGTAACCCTGATGCCAGCGCTAAACAGATCGTCTTACGCATGGCTCGTACGCTCGCGGATGGGGAGCGGGCGGTAATTATCGACAGCCTTGGTCTCTTTCCTGACGAATCGATTCGCCTTGAGCCACTGGATACCAATGGGTGGTATTTGGACAATCCGGGGGTCGCGCGGAGCTATCGATTCTGGATACGACAGGTGAAGACAGCAGATGGAGAGTGGACCTTCAGCGCTCACGATATCCCGTTGGAAGCGGGAGTAGCACATATTTTGACACCGCACTGGTCCGGCCTTACTCTCGATTCCTGTGCCATCTACCTTGACTACAACCATGACTATGTCGCTGATGACTCGATGATATTGTATAACGATGTTATCGTTGGCGTGAATGACGATCCGGCTGGTGGACTGCCGTACCGATTCGAGCTATCACAGAATTACCCGAACCCGTTTAACCCGGTCACTACAATTGAGTACAGCTTGCCACAGCGGAGCAATGTCAGGATCGAGATCTTCAATCTGCTAGG harbors:
- a CDS encoding right-handed parallel beta-helix repeat-containing protein, which encodes MPVIIENEYNPDSSVNSMGYLGIDNSWGGGEPFQIRIMGDAWLQINGNVVAQGKAGDPISFVCLGPMYNNFGGGPAGLPPEDYTLEFDWCTFFNYTPSSSSLSIRGGNLKMSNCSMPATSGVLALYYDALRSNSYDVELNNCYFNGNEMPNAVSPNQLLGIRSLDLNHNLFSNCQFDASSASVGVLAVGGSVVLKGMVGNTAVNNSQNTVVFNSSMVKIDDTCYIKTSNDCSPFFLGDIVVDTNALLVIDTGSVLKFIPGSTTNITVKGEMIVDSAVLTSTGDRAYGGYVNGYSSENPTETYAWGGIETDIGSKLALKNHSIVRWTYSPIAGEGGVLLDHSRIEQFWGAGIDMHYTSPCSLQVIGSTIHQNLSTGDGIQFVMSINPADSAAGYFHIDSSEIIQCGSEGIYIGGGVGRSFDDELKVKVTNSVISGNVDDGLTIDVGQPADSITVMNNIFNGNGGNGLWVDGDCDSVAVRVETNAAAGNGGAGLGVQNGRVDFVGNSSVFNSGYGIYYPYKPQWTGSVVNNLVAYNDSYGIYCYARYGGVMPTLTRNIFFNNYDDTREIYLRTDDYDFYTIEELQALGDSAATNLDLNPQLYAVYKAQIISRFYDSGSNQTRLLIDGPFADIGKLEGLPILPTKVDTTAWFYVIRNTPDSIYLAGNAMDVLIGMDSLTVYDYHITKLSPAVEYGDSSFVTSEFDVDGQLRIIDSDGNDIKSVDVGADEFDPDTLDLFIYVTSPSADTTLVPGSTVNIIWASYGIENVKIEYASDIQNGQTPTWQTITNSAAANPAVFSWTVPQTLSYRTRIRVSDAGGSGYSNETDYFHIKTYCLTRVAADSSYEQFAPSSDGWSFSNSTANLWPESWWQQYDYLTGTDPYTGREYPSSSNAYPFAIMSPSAFPSWPIFVEAFGVDQCYYTTGSGLAYVLRAVDRWADISKPFNGSCYGMVNSAALAFSNKSGLATRWGYLGFPDNLGTMSISDEVREFINVSYLHVFGKQHDEYLKQYYAATPKATVEQLRVALMDRTNEKLAALYLANQQGTAAHSVYPYEVASDPNPSLVKVFIYDPNYQGDDLKYIDVDTVNNVWGYPEMILWGGSNYFILDNPINSSLEVPELTSSPAAYAALAKESGERSGNIEIIFPNDGYIAAYDTVGDSIGYGSDGGFNSIANAIVLPTMHASDGLPYRMIVPDQSYRCAISKLKENSARIGYYYDSLYVGYSRADVDSTQVDSLTLDDGLTIGNPDASAKQIVLRMARTLADGERAVIIDSLGLFPDESIRLEPLDTNGWYLDNPGVARSYRFWIRQVKTADGEWTFSAHDIPLEAGVAHILTPHWSGLTLDSCAIYLDYNHDYVADDSMILYNDVIVGVNDDPAGGLPYRFELSQNYPNPFNPVTTIEYSLPQRSNVRIEIFNLLGRKVRTLVEREESAGTYSITWDGESTNGQPVSTGVYFYRFQAGDYVATKKMLLLK